A genomic region of Nitrospinota bacterium contains the following coding sequences:
- a CDS encoding TetR/AcrR family transcriptional regulator — translation MDSKNPDRRVQKTLGLLSHALIALIKERSYESIKVQDILDRANVGRSTFYSHFKDKDDLLIKGFDNLRRLLNSAHNSGNDYPGSALISFSGAMFSHAYDHRQIYQATAGGQTGLLIMGQMEKIIFETIAERLKTEKKRRGKFAIEIPDELFCHHLASAFTSVIKWWLDRRTPVSATRMDEYFQALAKPLLERSFGKN, via the coding sequence ATGGATTCGAAAAATCCCGATAGGCGGGTTCAAAAAACACTGGGCCTTTTGAGCCATGCGCTAATCGCCCTTATCAAGGAACGTAGCTACGAATCCATCAAGGTGCAGGATATTTTGGACCGCGCAAATGTGGGCAGGTCAACGTTCTATTCCCACTTTAAGGATAAGGACGATTTGCTGATTAAGGGGTTTGACAACTTGCGCCGCCTCCTTAATTCCGCCCACAACTCCGGCAATGATTATCCTGGTTCAGCATTAATTTCATTTAGCGGCGCGATGTTCTCCCATGCGTACGATCATAGGCAAATATATCAAGCCACCGCAGGAGGGCAAACCGGCCTTCTTATCATGGGCCAGATGGAAAAGATAATATTTGAAACAATTGCAGAGCGCCTGAAAACGGAGAAAAAGCGGCGTGGGAAATTCGCAATTGAAATTCCGGACGAATTGTTCTGCCATCACCTTGCCTCGGCGTTCACCTCGGTTATTAAATGGTGGCTGGACAGAAGAACGCCCGTGTCCGCAACCAGGATGGACGAATATTTCCAGGCATTGGCAAAACCATTGCTGGAAAGATCGTTCGGGAAGAACTGA
- a CDS encoding outer membrane lipoprotein-sorting protein: MKNNQLFTIRAVARVMAVILTAFFISGPSVAGHAGERKLTALQILDLADDHWDLKLKNSIVELDMLVYRENELRTTYKMKLKYQDNYHVLAETLYPPRNEGEKMLQSGRKNYWLFLPNINKAMKISESNSLSNSDFSNSDLLSPRLSHEYTAALAGTETLRDVETYKLELLAKDESSLYAKIVYWVRKGDFFPVRRDYYTFSGQLLKRLDLKCSSPELKGMLDTFVMSSVLEKDKKTVLCYTRHTPKVTYPDDTFSPSALMKR, encoded by the coding sequence ATGAAAAATAATCAATTGTTCACTATTCGCGCTGTGGCTCGCGTTATGGCGGTTATTCTCACGGCGTTTTTTATCTCTGGCCCATCGGTGGCGGGCCACGCTGGCGAGCGTAAGCTTACCGCCTTACAGATACTCGATCTGGCGGACGACCATTGGGATTTGAAGCTCAAGAATTCCATCGTGGAGCTTGACATGCTCGTCTATCGGGAGAATGAACTGCGGACGACATATAAAATGAAGCTTAAATATCAGGACAATTATCACGTGCTGGCCGAGACTCTTTATCCTCCCCGCAATGAGGGGGAGAAGATGTTGCAATCCGGCAGGAAAAATTATTGGCTGTTTTTGCCAAACATCAACAAGGCCATGAAAATATCCGAATCCAATAGCCTGTCAAACAGCGATTTTTCCAACTCCGACCTGTTGTCGCCACGCTTAAGCCACGAGTACACGGCGGCTCTTGCTGGAACGGAAACACTGCGGGATGTTGAAACGTACAAGCTGGAACTGCTGGCGAAAGACGAAAGCTCTTTATACGCAAAGATCGTTTACTGGGTGAGGAAAGGCGATTTCTTCCCTGTGCGCCGCGATTACTACACGTTCTCCGGGCAATTGTTAAAGCGGCTGGACTTGAAATGCTCATCGCCGGAGTTGAAGGGAATGCTGGACACGTTTGTAATGAGCAGTGTGCTGGAAAAGGACAAGAAGACTGTTCTCTGTTACACCAGGCATACTCCAAAGGTGACTTATCCGGATGACACTTTTTCGCCCAGCGCCCTGATGAAACGATGA
- the lpxK gene encoding tetraacyldisaccharide 4'-kinase, giving the protein MLSAMENEITQKLQLLRNRLEAIMRGAESAGRWHKPLMALSTLYGSTMTARNRLYDKGTLKTGRAPSAVISVGNITMGGSGKTPLVELICRKLSGHKTGILSRGYGGSAPGPFYMVGGPEGILGEPPPISADEPYMLARRLPGVVVACAPNRLYGARKMAEKYGVDTIILDDGFQRRSIARDLDILAHDAFTPLASNFVFPRGTLREPLDGINRAGIIVITAPDGAPETIISQAVDEVRSLAPGKPVAVALGSIAGFKSLNGQQSVNVNGPALAFCGVGAPERFKMSLEKTGVKVSEFITFPDHHKYQVGDIELIRKAAADMEAEFIVTTEKDAVRLIRFMGALASMPVCYAEYGLRITRGESELNAALAGALKGATGAG; this is encoded by the coding sequence ATGCTTTCCGCCATGGAAAACGAGATCACCCAAAAACTCCAACTTCTAAGAAACCGGCTGGAAGCCATCATGCGCGGCGCCGAGTCTGCCGGACGCTGGCATAAGCCGCTTATGGCGCTCTCCACCCTTTACGGCTCCACCATGACGGCGCGAAACCGTTTGTACGATAAGGGAACCCTTAAAACAGGCCGCGCCCCCTCGGCGGTGATCAGCGTGGGCAACATCACCATGGGCGGCTCGGGTAAAACGCCGCTGGTGGAGCTTATTTGCCGCAAACTATCCGGTCATAAAACCGGTATCCTCTCCAGAGGCTATGGCGGTAGCGCCCCCGGCCCGTTTTACATGGTGGGCGGGCCCGAGGGGATTTTAGGCGAACCTCCGCCCATTTCCGCCGACGAGCCGTACATGCTGGCCCGCAGGCTTCCGGGCGTTGTGGTGGCCTGCGCGCCCAACAGGCTTTACGGAGCGCGGAAAATGGCCGAAAAATACGGGGTGGACACGATAATACTGGATGACGGATTCCAGCGCCGCTCCATAGCGCGGGATCTGGACATCCTCGCGCACGACGCTTTCACCCCGCTGGCGTCCAACTTCGTTTTCCCAAGGGGAACCCTTCGGGAGCCTCTGGATGGAATAAACAGAGCCGGCATTATTGTGATCACAGCGCCGGACGGCGCGCCGGAGACCATTATCTCCCAAGCTGTGGATGAAGTTAGAAGTCTCGCCCCCGGCAAACCTGTGGCCGTAGCTTTGGGCTCCATAGCCGGATTCAAAAGCCTTAACGGTCAGCAAAGCGTAAACGTCAACGGCCCGGCGCTGGCGTTTTGCGGCGTGGGCGCCCCGGAAAGGTTCAAGATGTCGCTGGAAAAAACCGGGGTAAAGGTTTCGGAGTTTATTACCTTCCCGGACCATCACAAGTACCAGGTGGGCGATATAGAGCTAATCCGCAAAGCCGCGGCGGATATGGAGGCGGAGTTCATCGTGACCACGGAGAAAGACGCCGTGCGCCTGATAAGGTTTATGGGCGCGTTGGCCAGCATGCCGGTTTGCTATGCGGAGTATGGCCTGCGGATAACCCGGGGTGAAAGCGAATTGAACGCCGCGCTGGCGGGGGCTTTAAAAGGAGCCACCGGCGCCGGGTAA
- a CDS encoding ABC transporter ATP-binding protein: MNIQLKSVGKEYTLGKTTVSALRDASLTVEQGEYVTITGPSGSGKSTLLHLMGALDQPTSGEILMDGEPVNKLDDSSLARIRRDRIGFIFQSFNLIPVLSVYGNVEFPLILKKTPKKERRDRVLAILDRVGLGDRADHKTEELSGGQRQRVAIARALVTNPSVILSDEPTANLDSKTGREIIELMQTLNDEQRVTLVFATHDRGIVADARRVISVLDGRILEDKIVSKETCASVGQRCSR; encoded by the coding sequence ATGAACATCCAACTAAAATCGGTCGGCAAAGAATACACGCTTGGAAAGACAACGGTGAGCGCCTTGCGAGACGCGTCGCTGACCGTTGAGCAAGGCGAATATGTGACCATCACCGGCCCTTCGGGCAGTGGCAAGTCCACTTTGCTGCATCTTATGGGCGCGCTTGATCAGCCGACCTCCGGCGAAATATTGATGGACGGCGAGCCGGTGAACAAGCTGGACGACAGTAGCCTGGCCCGGATACGCCGCGACCGGATTGGGTTTATTTTCCAATCGTTCAACCTGATTCCGGTGCTGAGCGTCTATGGGAACGTTGAATTCCCGCTTATCCTGAAAAAGACACCGAAAAAAGAGCGCAGAGACCGGGTGCTCGCGATTTTGGACCGCGTGGGCCTGGGCGACAGGGCGGACCATAAAACCGAGGAGTTGAGCGGCGGGCAACGCCAGCGTGTTGCCATAGCGCGAGCGCTTGTGACAAACCCAAGCGTCATCCTCTCTGACGAGCCGACCGCTAACCTGGATTCAAAGACAGGACGCGAGATTATCGAACTGATGCAAACTCTCAACGATGAACAGAGGGTTACATTGGTCTTCGCCACCCATGACCGCGGCATTGTCGCGGACGCGCGGCGTGTTATCAGCGTGCTCGACGGAAGGATCCTGGAAGACAAAATAGTGTCGAAGGAAACATGCGCAAGTGTTGGCCAGCGCTGTTCCCGGTGA
- a CDS encoding SGNH/GDSL hydrolase family protein, translated as MSFIKNLLFTVATILIFALLYLGAIEMFLRMNERKMAHHLYNWRSFHVADGNTGWSMEPYAAGYVETWNGLIHTSINSMGARDREYAAQKGPDTRVLFLGDSFLYDNAYNFEEMYKSVTEFRLRRAGYEAEIVNAGTNGYGTDQELLFYQSKGKALKPDITVLHIYVGNDIRDNAAGLFAEMMRAPTEKPYFTLNEGKTDIILKNHPYKGPLAKSFVDPYNDPMRINGYEPFRFMCLRSLLLHEVKLNLLWEYRLAPLFGLAHKEDEGKSDAFDKAYGPLWTKTPSDKWKEAFLLTHLIIKKLKAEVEKDGGKFGVVIIPKREALEPQAAGPNQPYYLSVEDDLEPFLRNEKIPYMRLYHPFSQVNGKYAVLYEGGVHWNGAGHAVAAHAVSNWLAETFPIKKGAATDWKFD; from the coding sequence ATGTCTTTCATAAAAAACCTGCTGTTCACCGTTGCCACTATCCTTATATTCGCCCTGCTATACCTGGGGGCCATCGAAATGTTCCTGCGGATGAACGAGCGGAAAATGGCTCATCATCTGTACAACTGGCGCTCCTTCCATGTGGCGGACGGGAACACCGGCTGGAGTATGGAACCTTACGCGGCGGGATACGTGGAGACATGGAACGGGCTTATCCACACATCCATAAACTCCATGGGCGCGCGGGACAGGGAATACGCGGCGCAGAAAGGGCCGGACACGCGGGTCCTGTTTCTTGGGGACTCTTTCCTGTACGACAACGCCTACAACTTCGAGGAGATGTACAAGAGCGTAACCGAGTTCCGCCTGCGCCGGGCCGGGTACGAGGCGGAGATTGTGAACGCCGGAACCAACGGGTACGGGACCGACCAGGAGCTTCTTTTCTACCAGAGCAAGGGAAAGGCGCTGAAACCGGACATAACCGTCCTGCACATCTACGTTGGGAACGACATCCGGGACAACGCCGCGGGCCTGTTCGCCGAAATGATGAGAGCCCCCACCGAAAAACCCTATTTCACGCTTAACGAGGGGAAGACGGATATTATTCTGAAAAATCATCCGTATAAAGGGCCGCTGGCCAAATCTTTCGTGGACCCGTATAACGACCCGATGAGGATAAACGGATACGAACCGTTCCGGTTCATGTGCTTAAGGTCGCTATTGCTCCACGAGGTGAAGCTTAACCTTTTGTGGGAATACCGGCTTGCGCCGCTGTTCGGTTTGGCGCATAAGGAGGACGAGGGGAAGAGCGACGCTTTCGACAAGGCTTATGGGCCGTTGTGGACGAAAACGCCGTCGGACAAATGGAAAGAGGCTTTCCTGCTGACGCATCTGATAATCAAAAAACTTAAGGCCGAAGTGGAGAAAGACGGCGGCAAGTTCGGCGTGGTGATAATCCCCAAACGGGAGGCTTTGGAGCCCCAGGCCGCCGGGCCGAACCAGCCTTATTACCTGTCGGTGGAGGACGACCTGGAGCCGTTCCTGCGAAACGAGAAGATACCTTACATGCGGCTGTACCATCCCTTCAGCCAGGTGAACGGCAAATACGCCGTACTATATGAAGGTGGCGTGCATTGGAACGGCGCCGGGCACGCGGTGGCGGCCCATGCGGTTTCAAACTGGCTCGCGGAAACCTTTCCCATAAAAAAGGGCGCGGCGACCGACTGGAAGTTCGACTGA
- a CDS encoding ABC transporter permease, whose protein sequence is MFFELAYKNLWRNKRRTILAEISITLGVLVIICTGNFLNGMQRGWAMLEINSNTGAFQVEHRDYKEKGKAEPLKTTLENSAALIDEISVAPGVSGAFGKLKFTGMVSRGLKSTFFDGVAVDVTRLKNTLTRQEDMITSGKPLDETPGGVVLGADLADSLGIKTGDPVTIVVQTFHGGLNLTYGALAGVKNGRHFPSSTYLEMRLDEAQKLLRAPGRVSQIVVRVNDFDKIPDVIDRVTSVISNKGIPFTTRAYPELIQMYATAKASFNFISRIVGLVLLILVGGGVGNVMAMAVMERKSEIGAMRAMGMEKGQVRRLFLTEGLIIGGAGALAGFLVATAWTFVMAAHGGLHLPPPPGTSQDLAIIPLVDPLITVYGIAMPLIVALIASWWPASESAEISPVQAITEV, encoded by the coding sequence GTGTTTTTTGAGCTTGCATACAAGAATCTTTGGCGCAACAAGCGCAGAACGATTCTGGCGGAAATATCCATCACTTTAGGTGTGTTGGTGATTATCTGCACCGGAAATTTTTTAAATGGAATGCAACGAGGCTGGGCAATGCTGGAAATCAACTCAAACACGGGCGCGTTCCAGGTGGAGCACAGGGATTACAAGGAAAAAGGCAAGGCCGAACCGCTGAAAACGACGCTGGAGAACAGCGCCGCGCTCATAGACGAGATCAGCGTGGCGCCCGGGGTAAGCGGCGCTTTTGGAAAACTAAAATTCACCGGCATGGTCAGCAGAGGGCTTAAAAGCACGTTTTTCGATGGGGTGGCGGTGGATGTAACGCGGCTGAAAAATACTCTCACCCGGCAGGAGGATATGATTACAAGCGGGAAGCCTTTGGATGAAACACCGGGCGGAGTTGTTTTAGGGGCCGATCTCGCCGACTCGCTTGGAATCAAAACCGGCGATCCGGTGACCATAGTCGTGCAGACGTTCCACGGCGGTTTGAACCTCACCTATGGCGCTTTGGCTGGAGTAAAAAACGGACGCCACTTCCCGTCATCCACCTATCTGGAAATGCGTTTGGACGAGGCTCAAAAGCTACTCCGGGCGCCAGGCCGCGTATCCCAGATCGTTGTGAGAGTAAATGATTTCGACAAGATTCCAGATGTAATTGACCGCGTGACCTCAGTGATATCAAACAAGGGTATTCCATTCACCACGCGGGCCTATCCCGAACTCATCCAGATGTACGCCACCGCGAAAGCGTCATTCAATTTCATATCAAGAATTGTTGGCCTTGTCCTGCTTATTCTGGTCGGCGGTGGAGTCGGCAACGTGATGGCAATGGCCGTTATGGAGCGCAAAAGCGAGATTGGCGCCATGCGCGCCATGGGTATGGAGAAGGGGCAGGTACGGCGGCTGTTTCTCACCGAAGGTCTCATCATTGGCGGAGCCGGGGCTTTGGCAGGTTTTTTGGTGGCGACAGCGTGGACGTTCGTCATGGCGGCTCACGGAGGGCTACATCTGCCGCCGCCGCCCGGAACAAGCCAGGATTTGGCCATTATCCCACTGGTGGATCCGCTGATAACAGTTTATGGAATTGCGATGCCGCTTATCGTCGCGTTGATAGCGTCATGGTGGCCAGCGTCGGAGTCCGCCGAAATCAGCCCGGTTCAAGCAATCACGGAGGTGTAA